One segment of Methylotenera versatilis 79 DNA contains the following:
- a CDS encoding GGDEF domain-containing protein has protein sequence MLLTFMLSMLLAITRNHHKEVRGPGYWAVGNLVVGLGMVLVLIQLDTPKLLFLPSLALIGAGLGLYLNGIQAFVGKTPDHRIPVALFILLVVIDVFFVVLQQNLRVAVSLGALVFAGIYFASARSTFSRDEGIIGNLFWIASSLFLLMALFMLGRAFAAVKADVAVFDNYAIWPVNAYTFMLGAVSQFFISSLFVLMLSYRLNQNLESIATIDGLTGILNRRGLEDSALKMQGICKRINLSMGVLLIDMDHFKKVNDKHGHLFGDDVLRQLTKIIAGILRSGDVLGRYGGEEFCVFLPNTTEKDAAGLAERIRIGVEKSLHTIHHKNIKGTVSIGVADSVRAGYDFKGLVAAADSALYTAKNSGRNRVVSFTSITRDSVSRESHVKESVSGDSAGKDNIAADNIT, from the coding sequence ATGTTGCTTACCTTCATGTTGTCCATGTTGTTGGCCATTACACGTAATCACCACAAAGAAGTACGCGGCCCAGGTTATTGGGCGGTAGGTAATTTGGTCGTTGGTTTAGGCATGGTGCTAGTGCTGATTCAGTTAGATACACCAAAATTACTTTTCCTGCCTAGTTTGGCATTAATAGGAGCGGGTTTAGGGCTTTATTTAAACGGCATTCAAGCTTTTGTCGGTAAAACGCCCGATCATCGCATTCCAGTAGCATTGTTCATTTTACTGGTTGTGATTGATGTTTTTTTTGTGGTGTTGCAACAAAATTTACGCGTTGCAGTGTCATTAGGTGCACTGGTTTTTGCAGGCATTTACTTTGCTAGCGCACGCTCAACTTTCTCACGCGATGAAGGCATTATCGGCAATCTATTTTGGATTGCCTCCAGCTTATTCCTGCTAATGGCGCTATTTATGCTGGGCCGCGCGTTTGCTGCGGTTAAAGCAGATGTTGCGGTGTTCGACAACTATGCAATTTGGCCAGTCAATGCCTACACCTTTATGTTGGGTGCGGTTTCGCAGTTTTTTATCTCCAGCTTATTTGTTTTAATGTTGAGTTATCGCTTGAATCAGAATCTAGAGTCCATTGCGACGATAGACGGTTTAACGGGCATATTAAACCGTCGCGGTTTAGAAGATTCTGCGTTAAAAATGCAAGGTATCTGTAAGCGAATCAATCTCAGTATGGGCGTTTTGCTGATTGATATGGATCATTTTAAAAAAGTGAACGACAAACACGGGCATTTATTTGGTGATGATGTACTGCGACAGTTAACCAAAATTATTGCTGGTATTTTGCGCTCAGGCGATGTGTTAGGTCGCTACGGCGGCGAAGAGTTTTGTGTGTTTTTACCCAATACCACAGAGAAAGATGCCGCCGGTTTGGCTGAACGTATTCGTATTGGTGTGGAAAAATCCTTGCACACCATTCACCATAAAAACATTAAAGGCACTGTCAGTATCGGCGTGGCAGATTCTGTACGTGCAGGCTATGATTTTAAAGGATTAGTTGCCGCGGCAGATAGCGCGTTATATACCGCAAAAAATAGTGGTCGCAATAGAGTAGTCAGTTTTACCTCTATTACAAGAGACAGTGTTAGCAGAG